The genomic interval GGCGACGAGGCGCTGATGCTGTCGCGGCTGGCGCCGGTCGCGGTCTCGCCAGCGCGGGTGGATGCGGCAGCGCTTCTGGAACAGGCGGGCGTCGATTTCATCATCATGGATGACGGGCTGCAGAGCGGGCGGCTGAAGCCCGATTTCGCCGTGGCCGTGGTCGATGCCAAGCGCGGCTTCGGCAATGGGCGCTGCCTGCCGGCCGGTCCGCTGCGCGCGCCACTTGCGGCGCAGTTTCCGAAGGTGGATGCCGTCCTGCTGAACGGCGCGGGCGGCGCGGAGGAACAGGTGCGCAACGCTGCCCGCAAAGCCCATCGCCAAGTCGAGGTTCTGCATCAGCGGCCGGTGCCGGGCGGCGAAGACCTTGGCGGCCGGGACGTGCTGGCCTATGCCGGCATCGGCGATCCGGAGAAGTTTTTCGCAACGCTGGAAGGCCTCGGCGCGCGGGTGCGCCGGGCCGTCGCCCTTGCCGATCACCAGCCGATATCGGAGGCATTGGCCCGCTCTCTGCTGGCCAATGCCGGGACCTTGCTGCCGGTCACGACCGCAAAGGACATGGCCCGGCTTCAGGGCGGCGGCGGGCCGGCGATATCCGCGTTGCGTGAGAACAGCCGTGTGGTGGAGATTACCGCCGTTTTCGACAACCCGGCCATGCCTGCCGGCATGATCATCGCCACGCTCGATGCCTTCCGCCGCCGCGTTGAAGCGGACCGACAAAAGCGGTGAGCCGCTCTGTCAGCAACCGGTAAATTAATTTTGATGGGCAATCGGCTCAGTTTGTCTTATCCTTGGGTCTTAACCGCAATGACATGCTGGTTGGAGACGATGAGGATACTATCCAGCGACGTGCGGCCCGCAGAGGCGGCCGACGCCGAGAAAATCGCAAGGGTGCATTGGCTGGCATGGCAGCAGGTCTATGCCGGCATCCTTCCTCACCGCGCGCTTCAGGACATGATTTCGGCCCGCAACATCGCGTGGTGGAAGAATGCCATCGCCAGCGAGGAGACGCTGCTGGTGCTGGAGGTGCAGGGCCAGCCGGTGGGCTATGCCAGCGTCGGCCTCAACCGCGTGAAGGCGCTGCCGCAGGAAGGCGAAATCTACGAGATCTATCTTCTGCCGGAATATCAGGGCCTTGGCTTCGGCCGGGTGCTGTTTGCCGAGGCGCGCCGGCTGCTCGCTTCGCTCGGCTGCAAGGGCACGATCTGCTGGTGTTTCGATGCGCTCGATCACGCCGGCACCTTCTTCACAGCTCTTGGCGGCAAGCCCTTCGCCTTTGCCGAGGAGGAGCATGGCGGCAAGGTGCTCGGCAAGGTTTCCTATATCTGGGAATAGTCATTCTTTCGCGGCCGCATCCCGATTGCCGCAACTCTTTCCGCGCGGTTGCTTTGTCGGGGCATTTTGGCTATCCAAGGCGGCGAATTCTTCCCCTTTTCTGGAGACCTAGATGCGTATTGAAGCGATTGCGATCGGCAAGAACCCGCCCGATGATATCAATGTTATTGTCGAAGTCCCGCTCGGCGGCCAGCCGATCAAATACGAGATGGACAAGGACGCCGGCGTTCTGGTCGTCGACCGCTTCCTCTACACGCCGATGATGTATCCCGGCAATTACGGCTTCGTGCCGCATACGCTCTCCGACGATGGCGATCCGATCGACGTGCTGATCTGCAATCACCGTCCGCTGATGCCGGGCTGCGTCATCAATGTCCGCCCGATCGGCGTGATGATGATGGAAGACAATTCCGGCAAGGATGAAAAGATCATCGCCGTTCCCTCGCGCGAACTCAGCGCCCGTTTCGACAAGGTCGAGAATTTCACCGACATTCCGGAAATCCAGCTCAAGCAGATCGAGCACTTCTTCGAGCACTACAAGGATCTGGAACCCGGCAAATGGGTCAAGATCTTCGGCTGGCACGATGCTACCGAAGCCAAAAAGCTGATCGTCGAGGCGATCGAGCGCGCGAAGTCGAAGAAGGGCTGAGGCATAGTCTGGCTGGTATGCTGGTGGCTCCTGCTGAGCCGGTAGCCATCAATCTCCCCCCTTGAGGGGGAGATGTCGCGAAAGCGACAGAGAGGGGTATCGGGCAGACGCCGCGAACTCCGAAACTGTCGAGAGGGTTCACCCCTCTCTGCCCCTGTCGGGGCATCTCCCCCTCAAGGGGGGAGATTGTGAGCTGCGGCGTTTCCGCCGGAGACAAAGCACGAATCTAAACCGGATATCGGCGCGGCGAGTGTGGCGCATGGGGCCGGGGCGGGCGGCAAGGCCGCTCCCAACCCCGGTTTTTCCTCAGAACTGAACCAGAATATTCTTGAACTGCCACGGGTCCTTCTCGTCCTTTTTCTCCGGGAAGAAGGTCTGGCGGCCGGTGAGCGGGGTCCAGTCGGTGTAGTGGCCTTCGACCGGGCCGAGATAGGGCATCTGGATCTCGAGGCAGCGGCGGTAGTCCATCTCGTCGGCCTCGACGATGCCGGCCTCTGGGTTTTCCAGCGCCCAGACCATGCCGGCGAGCACCGCGGAGGTCACCTGCAGCGCCGTGGCATTCTGGTAGGGCACCAGGTTGCGGGTCTCCTCCATCGAAAGCCTGGAGCCATACCAGTAGGCATTCTTGTCGTGGCCGTAGAGCAGCACGCCGAGCTCGTCGATGCCGGTCAGGATGTCGGCTTCCTCGAGAACGAGCATTTCCTTCTGCGGCGTGCCGCCATTGCCGAACATTTCGTCGAGGGAAAGCACGGCGACATCGGCCGGATGGTAGGCGTAGTGGCAGGTCGGACGATAGGTGACCTTGTCCTTGTCATTGCGGACGGTGAAGAAATCGGCAATCGAGATCGACTCGTTATGGGTGACGAGGAAGCCGTATTGCGGGCCGGGCGTCGGGCACCAGCTCCTGACCCTGGTATTGGCGCCGGGCTGTTCGAGATAGATCGCGGCCTTGCAGCCCTTTCTGTGCGTCCTGGCGTTTTTCGGCATCCATTTCTCATGGGTGCCCCAGCCGAGTTCGGCCGGCTGCATGCCCTCGGCGACGAAGCCTTCCACCGACCATGTGTTCCAGAACGCATTCTGCGGGCGCAGGAATTTCGAGCGCTGGGTATCGCGTTCGGCGATGTGGATGCCCTTGACGCCGGCTTCCTTCATCAGCGCCGCCCAGCCCTCGCGGTCGTCGGCGGCGGGTTCGGCGAAGCTCACGCCGGTCTCGCGGGCGACATCGACCAGCGCCTGCTTGACGAACCAGGACACCATGCCCGGATTGGCGCCGCAGCAGGAAACGGCGGTGGTGCCGCCGGGGTTCCTGCGCTTTTCCTTGCGCACGGTCTCGCGCAGCGCGTAATTGGTGCGCTCGGCATTGCCCTGGCTTTCGTCGAAGTAGAAGCCGAGCCAGGGCTCGATCACGGTGTCGATATAGAGCACGCCGAGCGAGCGGCAGAGCTTCATCAGGTCGAGCGAGGACGTGTCGACCGACAGGTTGACGCAGAAGCCCTGGCCTTCGCCCTCGGTCAGGAGCGGCTCCAGCAGTTCCTCGTAATTGTCCCTGGTCACCGCCGCGTGGATGAAGCGCACGCCGTGATTGGCGGCGAGATTGGCGTGGGCATCGCTCGGATCGATGATGACCATGCGCGACTTGTCGAACCGGAAATGCCTTTCGATCAGCGGCAATGCGCCGCGGCCGATGGACCCGAAGCCGATCATGACGATGGGGCCGGTGATTTCGGCGTGGATCGGGAATTCCTGCTGCATTTCCATGTCCTTCTTGTTTGTCTGGCGGGCGACCGGCGGTCATTTCCAGGCTTCGCGCCGACCGGTCTTCCGGTCGCGCTATAAAGCGGAATTGTGACGCGGCGATAATTGTTCCCGCGCGCAAAGCGAGATCACACCAACGCGTTCAAGTAAAGCGGATTTATGGCCGCAGTTCCAGTCGTCAATGCCGATCGTCAGCGCAAAAGCGTTTCGAGCCAGGCGATCAGCGCCGCGATATCGGCGTCAACCATGCCCTTGTAGGCGCGCTCGTCGGCGCTCAATCGCTGAAGCTGCGCGATCATCGCGGTCGCGATCGCCTTGCGCTCGGGATGGC from Martelella mediterranea DSM 17316 carries:
- the lpxK gene encoding tetraacyldisaccharide 4'-kinase → MKKTTRAFWWKRGHPLSLLLLPVSWIYAAVAGRRMRQAAGARVGVPVLCVGNFTVGGTGKTPVAEALARAARKSGKRPGFLLRGYGGKVEGAVLVDPQRHGFRDVGDEALMLSRLAPVAVSPARVDAAALLEQAGVDFIIMDDGLQSGRLKPDFAVAVVDAKRGFGNGRCLPAGPLRAPLAAQFPKVDAVLLNGAGGAEEQVRNAARKAHRQVEVLHQRPVPGGEDLGGRDVLAYAGIGDPEKFFATLEGLGARVRRAVALADHQPISEALARSLLANAGTLLPVTTAKDMARLQGGGGPAISALRENSRVVEITAVFDNPAMPAGMIIATLDAFRRRVEADRQKR
- a CDS encoding homospermidine synthase, producing the protein MQQEFPIHAEITGPIVMIGFGSIGRGALPLIERHFRFDKSRMVIIDPSDAHANLAANHGVRFIHAAVTRDNYEELLEPLLTEGEGQGFCVNLSVDTSSLDLMKLCRSLGVLYIDTVIEPWLGFYFDESQGNAERTNYALRETVRKEKRRNPGGTTAVSCCGANPGMVSWFVKQALVDVARETGVSFAEPAADDREGWAALMKEAGVKGIHIAERDTQRSKFLRPQNAFWNTWSVEGFVAEGMQPAELGWGTHEKWMPKNARTHRKGCKAAIYLEQPGANTRVRSWCPTPGPQYGFLVTHNESISIADFFTVRNDKDKVTYRPTCHYAYHPADVAVLSLDEMFGNGGTPQKEMLVLEEADILTGIDELGVLLYGHDKNAYWYGSRLSMEETRNLVPYQNATALQVTSAVLAGMVWALENPEAGIVEADEMDYRRCLEIQMPYLGPVEGHYTDWTPLTGRQTFFPEKKDEKDPWQFKNILVQF
- the ppa gene encoding inorganic diphosphatase, with translation MRIEAIAIGKNPPDDINVIVEVPLGGQPIKYEMDKDAGVLVVDRFLYTPMMYPGNYGFVPHTLSDDGDPIDVLICNHRPLMPGCVINVRPIGVMMMEDNSGKDEKIIAVPSRELSARFDKVENFTDIPEIQLKQIEHFFEHYKDLEPGKWVKIFGWHDATEAKKLIVEAIERAKSKKG
- a CDS encoding GNAT family N-acetyltransferase, whose product is MRILSSDVRPAEAADAEKIARVHWLAWQQVYAGILPHRALQDMISARNIAWWKNAIASEETLLVLEVQGQPVGYASVGLNRVKALPQEGEIYEIYLLPEYQGLGFGRVLFAEARRLLASLGCKGTICWCFDALDHAGTFFTALGGKPFAFAEEEHGGKVLGKVSYIWE